The following are encoded in a window of Pseudomonas sp. St316 genomic DNA:
- a CDS encoding peptidylprolyl isomerase: MKKPTFVISAAALGLLAVALVLGLRPGSNPVAAVQTVSVVSADSPSLAQLGNQHVSPEELKTLLAALAPEVRQQMRSNRAALEGWIRARLAEKAVLEQADAQGWRQRPEVERQMRAAAEQIVFRDYLQSVSQVPAGYPSEDELKQAYDAGKANWTAPALYRVSQIFLAATEPQTVEAVRRQALELSKKAQASPAEFAALASRFSQDRSSAERGGDSGFQPLQQLVPPVREAVARLKIGAVSDPVQSPAGFHVIKLTEQQPSREATLDEVRERLTQALRAQRQEQIAKAYLDGMLDTATLSIDGAQLSKVLEEGL, encoded by the coding sequence GTGAAAAAGCCGACCTTCGTCATCAGCGCCGCAGCGCTGGGCCTACTCGCCGTGGCGCTGGTGCTGGGCCTGCGCCCGGGAAGCAATCCGGTCGCGGCGGTACAGACTGTCAGCGTCGTTTCAGCCGATTCGCCGAGCCTGGCCCAGTTGGGCAACCAGCACGTCAGTCCCGAAGAACTGAAGACATTGCTGGCCGCACTGGCCCCCGAGGTTCGTCAGCAAATGCGCAGCAATCGGGCTGCGCTGGAAGGCTGGATCCGTGCCCGCCTGGCGGAAAAAGCCGTGTTGGAGCAGGCCGACGCCCAGGGCTGGCGCCAGCGCCCGGAGGTGGAGCGCCAGATGCGGGCGGCGGCGGAGCAGATTGTGTTTCGCGACTACTTGCAGTCGGTCAGCCAGGTGCCGGCCGGGTATCCCAGTGAAGACGAGTTGAAGCAGGCTTACGACGCCGGAAAAGCCAACTGGACCGCGCCGGCGTTGTACCGTGTCAGCCAGATTTTCCTGGCCGCCACCGAACCGCAAACCGTGGAGGCGGTGCGCCGGCAAGCGCTGGAACTGAGTAAAAAGGCCCAGGCGTCACCCGCTGAATTTGCCGCCCTGGCCAGCCGTTTTTCCCAAGATCGCAGCAGTGCCGAGCGTGGCGGTGACAGCGGTTTCCAGCCGTTGCAGCAACTGGTCCCGCCGGTGCGTGAGGCGGTGGCACGTCTGAAGATTGGCGCGGTGTCGGACCCGGTGCAGAGCCCGGCGGGGTTCCATGTCATCAAGCTCACCGAACAACAGCCGTCTCGGGAAGCGACCCTGGACGAAGTCCGCGAACGCCTGACCCAGGCGCTGCGCGCCCAGCGCCAGGAGCAGATCGCCAAAGCCTACCTGGACGGCATGCTCGACACGGCCACGTTGAGCATCGATGGCGCGCAGTTGAGCAAGGTGCTGGAGGAGGGGCTTTAA
- a CDS encoding DNA repair protein: MKRRAKYPCPAALLMLGVLLSGMAHGEGLEERLRAQLRSTTAQLQALQSEQAQASAARQAAESQAKEAQAQIKQLTAQLAKAQALAEQLAGHQQNLQNQAQAQVAASNEQVDKFKKAYEELLALARGKETERARLAVQLTERDTQVQQCSVKNQQMYEVAKTLLHAYETIDVTDIMKIRQPFAAKARVRFEELAQGFGDDLYKNRFDAPQASITH; the protein is encoded by the coding sequence ATGAAAAGGCGAGCCAAATACCCATGCCCGGCTGCGTTGCTGATGCTGGGCGTGCTGCTCAGCGGCATGGCGCACGGCGAAGGCCTGGAAGAGCGGCTGCGGGCACAACTGCGCAGCACCACCGCCCAGTTGCAGGCCCTGCAAAGCGAGCAGGCCCAGGCCAGCGCCGCGCGTCAGGCTGCCGAGAGCCAGGCCAAAGAAGCCCAGGCGCAGATCAAGCAGTTGACCGCGCAGTTGGCCAAGGCCCAGGCCCTGGCCGAACAACTGGCCGGGCACCAGCAAAACCTGCAAAACCAGGCCCAGGCCCAGGTGGCGGCCAGCAACGAGCAGGTCGACAAGTTCAAGAAAGCCTACGAAGAACTGTTGGCCTTGGCCCGTGGCAAAGAGACCGAGCGCGCCCGCCTGGCGGTGCAATTGACCGAGCGTGACACACAAGTGCAGCAATGTTCGGTCAAGAATCAGCAAATGTACGAAGTCGCCAAGACGTTGCTGCATGCCTACGAAACCATCGATGTGACCGACATCATGAAAATCCGCCAACCGTTCGCGGCCAAGGCCCGGGTGCGTTTCGAAGAGCTGGCGCAAGGCTTTGGCGATGATCTCTACAAGAACCGTTTCGATGCGCCCCAGGCCTCGATCACTCACTGA
- a CDS encoding YbjN domain-containing protein translates to MTSMIEYVGAKSLTEWLQAAGYRVNETEQNGIVQLLSASQGIGFAVRLGNPAPTAGQYLDFTFSCALRVQGELPAGLVALWNASRRFARLSLQGEFLVMEMDVVVAAGVSADHLRSHLELWDRLLQEFIVYLREYSQNAARLQTPGEPVEVPSEEAVAS, encoded by the coding sequence ATGACCTCAATGATTGAATACGTCGGTGCAAAATCCCTGACCGAGTGGTTGCAGGCCGCGGGCTATCGGGTCAACGAAACCGAGCAGAACGGCATCGTGCAACTGCTTAGCGCCAGCCAGGGCATCGGCTTTGCGGTGCGTTTGGGCAATCCTGCGCCGACAGCGGGCCAATACCTGGACTTCACCTTCAGCTGTGCCTTGCGGGTACAGGGCGAGTTGCCAGCTGGTTTGGTGGCGTTGTGGAACGCTTCACGTCGCTTCGCCCGGTTGTCGCTGCAGGGTGAATTCCTGGTGATGGAAATGGACGTGGTGGTCGCGGCAGGCGTGAGCGCCGATCATTTGCGCAGCCACCTGGAACTGTGGGATCGCCTGCTGCAGGAGTTCATTGTCTACCTGCGTGAGTACAGCCAGAACGCAGCGCGCCTGCAAACCCCTGGCGAGCCCGTCGAGGTGCCATCGGAGGAGGCCGTTGCATCGTGA
- a CDS encoding LysR family transcriptional regulator, which produces MSFTEPAGRQAVTAYRTPLHVPDPWLTLAGVIEPQVAQCFLVSARCGCFMQAARSLNVKATWLRKQLAQLEARLQRSLFSFQGSALTLTREGRQLQARLITLAHESAPPLNDQPLIRLAVAESILHDILGRDLIALLRRNASVRLQIITLDSELALQAVSADLVLWLSDAHASAPGPSFATLSADRLARLDYVPHIAKRYSRPATRPDCLDDLNDYMLVQWQADRRVDGFAPWNALIEQRRAGVVQVQSYELMLEMIRCSACIGLLPQYMSRFDRGLVALPQVFGMPMQRHLWMAVNAQAEGAPEVRMLVELIHHALDERRDWFQT; this is translated from the coding sequence ATGAGTTTCACCGAGCCCGCAGGACGCCAGGCTGTCACCGCATACCGCACGCCGTTGCATGTCCCTGATCCCTGGCTGACATTGGCCGGCGTTATTGAACCGCAGGTGGCGCAGTGTTTCCTGGTCAGTGCCCGTTGCGGCTGCTTCATGCAAGCGGCCCGTAGCCTCAACGTCAAGGCGACCTGGCTGCGCAAGCAGTTGGCGCAGCTGGAGGCGCGGTTGCAACGCTCGCTGTTCAGCTTCCAGGGCAGCGCCTTGACCCTCACCCGGGAGGGCCGGCAGTTGCAGGCTCGATTGATCACTCTGGCCCACGAAAGCGCGCCGCCGCTGAACGATCAACCCTTGATTCGCCTCGCCGTGGCCGAGTCGATTCTGCATGACATCCTGGGACGCGACCTGATCGCATTGCTGCGGCGCAATGCCAGCGTGCGACTGCAGATCATCACCCTTGACAGTGAACTGGCACTGCAAGCCGTCAGCGCCGACCTTGTGCTCTGGTTGAGTGACGCCCATGCGTCGGCGCCAGGGCCAAGCTTCGCCACGTTGTCAGCGGATCGACTGGCGCGGCTGGACTATGTGCCGCACATCGCCAAGCGCTACTCGCGACCGGCCACGCGCCCGGATTGCCTGGACGATCTGAACGACTACATGTTGGTGCAATGGCAGGCGGACCGACGCGTGGATGGCTTCGCCCCGTGGAACGCCCTGATAGAACAACGCCGGGCCGGTGTGGTGCAGGTGCAATCCTACGAATTGATGCTGGAAATGATTCGCTGCAGCGCCTGCATCGGCCTGTTGCCGCAGTACATGAGCCGTTTCGACCGAGGCTTGGTGGCATTGCCGCAAGTGTTCGGCATGCCGATGCAGCGGCACCTATGGATGGCCGTCAATGCCCAGGCCGAAGGTGCGCCAGAGGTACGGATGCTCGTCGAGCTGATCCATCACGCACTGGATGAACGCCGGGACTGGTTCCAGACCTAA